One bacterium DNA segment encodes these proteins:
- a CDS encoding HAMP domain-containing histidine kinase — translation MRISIGRKFQLYVTGIIIVGAILVFIVVRNVIKQQYTYHFTQEIETAQLVLDNYLQSRFALLKSGIDIMLSDPRFMAAIAEGDPTTAQHEVANFRSLVQADIFVIADTAGKVFAEDNSVTISDHDQLELNVNKYEHAHKEQYRFLGGNIYQTLTTPLSFGQQYQMGKLLVGYQINLELLRRLKSLTGSDILLLAKDEIISATDPALMQQREVLDFVVSNSDKRASTVQTISIGGEDHLLSNYRLGGVSGLSMIQVRSLDDQLDPAIANISLYLILLTIGASIVSLVLIYRFTSTKLTGAVNRLVEAAGKISSGQLDNPIQPLNNDELGYLASCFDNMRQTLLTNRETIARVQEERINAERLATIGQLAAGIIHDFKSPMTAIALSVEAIIHGLGGEAKRESYCRGIKSQVQRMANMTQDLLDYAHGNKSLNLEALLFVQTITQQVEFHRERFDKQRIGLVVNDHPEFVASIDPHKFRRVVDNLLNNAFEALSPGNNVSVTIERNSAGIHIGVNDDGPGIPEEIIKDIFKPFVTHGKSTGTGLGLAISHKVISDHGGELSVTSTSGNGAHFLIRLPVSLINEQAPAGSILQGVST, via the coding sequence ATGAGAATTTCAATCGGCAGAAAATTCCAGCTCTATGTGACCGGCATCATCATCGTCGGCGCAATTCTGGTATTCATTGTCGTTCGCAACGTAATCAAACAGCAGTATACCTACCACTTCACCCAGGAAATAGAAACGGCACAGTTGGTGCTCGACAACTATCTGCAGAGTCGGTTTGCACTTCTAAAATCCGGAATTGACATCATGCTCTCCGATCCGCGCTTCATGGCTGCAATCGCCGAGGGCGACCCGACGACAGCGCAACACGAAGTGGCTAATTTCCGCAGTCTGGTTCAGGCAGACATCTTTGTTATCGCCGACACCGCCGGAAAAGTCTTTGCGGAAGATAACTCTGTCACAATCAGCGACCACGATCAGCTTGAGCTAAACGTCAACAAGTATGAACACGCTCATAAGGAACAGTACCGCTTTCTGGGCGGAAACATCTACCAGACCCTGACCACTCCGCTTAGTTTTGGTCAGCAATATCAAATGGGCAAGCTGCTTGTCGGTTATCAGATCAATCTCGAGCTACTCCGACGTCTAAAGTCGCTTACCGGCAGCGATATTCTGCTGTTGGCAAAAGACGAAATCATCTCGGCAACTGACCCCGCGCTCATGCAGCAGCGCGAGGTCCTGGATTTTGTTGTCTCAAACTCAGACAAGCGGGCAAGCACGGTCCAGACTATCAGCATTGGGGGCGAAGATCACCTCTTGAGCAACTACCGGCTCGGCGGAGTATCAGGATTGTCAATGATACAAGTGCGCTCCCTCGACGACCAGCTCGACCCTGCAATCGCAAACATTTCGTTGTATCTTATTCTCTTGACGATCGGTGCTTCGATTGTATCACTTGTTCTAATCTACCGGTTCACATCAACCAAGTTAACCGGAGCTGTAAACCGCTTGGTCGAAGCAGCCGGAAAGATCTCATCCGGGCAACTTGACAATCCTATCCAGCCCCTCAATAATGATGAACTCGGCTATCTCGCATCGTGCTTCGACAATATGCGTCAGACCCTTTTGACCAATCGTGAGACGATTGCCCGAGTGCAGGAAGAGCGAATCAACGCTGAGCGTCTTGCGACAATCGGCCAACTCGCTGCAGGCATTATTCACGACTTCAAGAGCCCGATGACCGCGATTGCACTCTCTGTTGAAGCCATTATTCACGGACTTGGCGGCGAAGCCAAGCGAGAGAGCTATTGCCGGGGCATCAAGAGTCAAGTCCAGCGTATGGCAAACATGACACAAGATCTGCTCGATTACGCACACGGCAACAAGTCCCTGAATCTCGAAGCTCTTCTTTTCGTCCAGACAATTACTCAGCAAGTAGAATTTCACCGCGAGCGCTTCGACAAACAGCGAATTGGTCTGGTTGTCAATGATCACCCTGAATTTGTTGCATCGATCGATCCTCACAAATTTCGCCGTGTAGTTGACAATCTACTTAATAACGCATTTGAAGCACTTTCGCCGGGCAACAATGTATCGGTTACTATCGAAAGAAACTCGGCAGGCATTCACATTGGTGTCAACGATGATGGTCCCGGCATACCGGAAGAGATTATCAAAGACATCTTCAAACCTTTTGTTACCCACGGTAAATCCACCGGAACCGGACTCGGATTGGCTATAAGTCACAAGGTTATATCAGATCACGGGGGTGAATTGTCAGTCACCTCGACATCTGGAAACGGCGCTCATTTCCTGATTCGACTGCCAGTGTCGCTGATCAATGAACAAGCCCCGGCAGGAAGCATTCTTCAAGGAGTTTCGACATGA
- the asnB gene encoding asparagine synthase (glutamine-hydrolyzing): protein MCGICGIYHFKNNRIVESDQIQRMNERLAHRGPDDSGTYFSPDRKLGLGHRRLSIIDLSPAGHQPMEHSAGNLQIVYNGEIYNHQHLRQTLEKQGHSYMSHSDTETILNLYQEYGIEALKHLRGMFALAIWDHERNELTLARDRVGIKPLYYTIQDGTLIFASEIKAILSHPLVSAEIDPQALYHYLTLAAAPAPLTMFAGIKKLPAGYWMRVDGSGRITYTRWWDAIRNQPMLDDDEATISRGILDHLRDSVKSHMISDVPFGVFLSGGIDSTTNVALMAELMDRPVQTFSVSITGQDQFNEFEYARRMAKHFHCDHHEVEIGDEHFISLFEQLAYLQDEPLADPVCVPLYYVSQLARQNGVPVIQVGEGADELFCGYPKFLLALQLISKWDKLQFVPKSIWHAGYRMAGRIMESKGRYLEREHLRRLSKREELFWGGAIAFLEYEKDLLLSSEMRNICRDYNTAGQIAALYEPLNGSEEYFTRMTYLELKQRLPELLLMRVDKMAMAHSIETRVPFLDHLLIEYVLRIPSKMHYRNDSLKYLLKKAVTGIVPDEILNRPKVGFCGSAKNMVSPGVDKFAYELLTSKSNILGEIVNREYVDRVFARHQGGNNQGMRIWNLLNLALWYRQWINKPALSEV from the coding sequence ATGTGCGGAATCTGCGGGATTTACCATTTTAAGAACAACCGGATTGTTGAATCAGACCAAATTCAGCGAATGAACGAGCGATTGGCTCACCGCGGCCCGGATGATTCAGGGACTTATTTTTCGCCGGACAGAAAACTTGGGCTTGGCCATAGACGTCTATCGATTATCGATTTGAGTCCAGCAGGTCATCAACCGATGGAGCATTCCGCCGGAAATCTTCAGATCGTATATAATGGCGAGATCTACAATCATCAGCACCTTCGCCAGACGCTCGAGAAGCAGGGCCACAGCTATATGTCCCACAGCGATACCGAGACGATTCTCAATCTCTATCAAGAGTATGGCATAGAGGCGCTGAAGCATCTCCGGGGGATGTTCGCGCTGGCAATCTGGGATCACGAGCGTAATGAGTTGACACTTGCGCGTGACCGGGTCGGAATCAAACCGCTATACTACACAATTCAAGACGGCACGCTGATATTTGCCTCTGAAATCAAAGCAATTCTGTCGCACCCGCTTGTATCAGCCGAGATTGACCCGCAGGCACTTTACCATTACCTAACGCTTGCCGCCGCGCCGGCGCCTCTTACTATGTTTGCCGGCATCAAAAAGCTGCCAGCCGGATACTGGATGCGAGTCGATGGCAGTGGGAGAATCACTTACACTCGTTGGTGGGATGCGATTCGCAATCAACCGATGCTTGATGATGACGAAGCAACCATCTCGCGAGGTATACTCGACCATCTTCGCGACTCGGTCAAGTCTCATATGATCTCTGATGTGCCGTTTGGAGTATTCTTGTCAGGGGGGATCGATTCGACGACTAACGTGGCTCTAATGGCTGAATTGATGGATCGCCCGGTGCAGACATTTTCAGTGAGCATCACCGGTCAGGATCAGTTCAACGAGTTCGAATATGCCCGGCGAATGGCCAAGCATTTCCATTGCGATCACCATGAAGTCGAAATTGGTGACGAGCACTTCATCTCATTGTTTGAGCAGCTGGCTTATCTGCAGGATGAACCACTCGCAGATCCGGTTTGTGTCCCGCTCTACTATGTTTCACAATTAGCGCGGCAGAATGGAGTTCCCGTAATTCAAGTCGGTGAAGGCGCTGATGAGCTATTCTGTGGATACCCAAAGTTTCTGCTGGCGCTTCAACTTATCAGCAAATGGGATAAATTGCAGTTCGTACCGAAGTCGATTTGGCATGCCGGCTATCGAATGGCAGGACGAATTATGGAATCGAAGGGGCGCTACCTTGAGCGTGAGCACTTACGGAGGTTGAGTAAGAGGGAAGAGTTGTTTTGGGGCGGAGCAATTGCGTTTCTTGAGTATGAGAAGGACCTGCTACTCTCGTCGGAGATGCGCAATATCTGCCGGGATTATAACACTGCCGGACAAATAGCTGCGCTCTACGAGCCGCTCAACGGCAGCGAAGAATACTTCACTCGGATGACCTACTTGGAGTTAAAACAGCGATTGCCGGAGCTGCTACTTATGCGAGTTGATAAGATGGCAATGGCGCATTCCATCGAGACAAGAGTGCCATTTCTGGATCATTTGCTGATAGAATATGTACTGCGCATACCGTCCAAAATGCACTACAGAAACGATAGCCTGAAATACTTGTTAAAAAAAGCAGTGACGGGCATCGTTCCGGATGAGATATTGAATCGTCCAAAGGTCGGATTCTGTGGTTCTGCGAAGAACATGGTCTCACCAGGAGTCGACAAGTTCGCGTACGAGTTGCTGACGTCGAAGTCGAATATCTTGGGCGAAATCGTCAATCGCGAGTATGTTGACAGAGTCTTTGCTCGCCACCAGGGCGGAAACAATCAGGGTATGCGCATCTGGAACCTGCTCAATCTGGCGTTGTGGTATCGGCAGTGGATCAACAAGCCGGCGCTTTCAGAAGTATGA